One window from the genome of Cryobacterium sp. GrIS_2_6 encodes:
- a CDS encoding YciI family protein — translation MIRGGAALYPTQTATTVRVTGGKGGDVVIGDGPYAETTEALTGFYLLECDSLDEAIRHAAAIPAAWNGVVEVRPTVPTLM, via the coding sequence GTGATCCGCGGCGGTGCCGCGCTCTACCCGACCCAGACCGCAACGACCGTGCGGGTCACCGGCGGCAAGGGCGGCGACGTCGTCATCGGCGACGGCCCGTACGCCGAGACCACAGAGGCCCTGACCGGCTTTTACCTGCTCGAGTGCGACAGCCTCGACGAGGCGATCCGGCACGCGGCCGCGATCCCCGCCGCCTGGAACGGCGTCGTCGAGGTGCGTCCGACGGTCCCGACCCTGATGTGA